In Actinoplanes octamycinicus, the genomic window CACAGACTCATAAAGATCACCGGACTTCAAGATCAAATTCGCCGGAGCGTACGCCGTCCAGGAAGGCGCTCCACTCGGCACGGGTGAAGACCAGCGCGGCGCCGCCCGGGTCCTTGGTGTCCCGCAGCGCCACGATGCCCGGCAGGTTGGTGGCCACCTCGACGCAGTCGCCCCCGTTGCCACCGCTCCGGCTGCTCTTGTGCCAGACGGCACCGGTCAGGTCAGCCATCGCTCTCCTTGATGATCTTGCCGATGAGGTCATCGGAATCGGACTGGCTCAGCGCGGCCGCGTCCAGGGCGGCCCAGATCGTCTCGTAGGTCTCGACTTCGGCGAGTTTATCCAGGTAGAGCGCGCCGGTGAGATTCTCGCAGTAGATCGTGGTGGGCTCCGGTGACGCCGTCCCGACCGCCGGGAACTCCAGGATGGTGAACTGCCCCGAGCTGGCGGCCTGGTGCGGGCCGACGCCGAACGGGATCACCCGGACGCTGATGTCCGGCCGGGTGGAGACGTTCACCAGGTGGGCCAGCTGCTTCTGCATGCCCAGAGTGTCGGCGATCGAGCGGCGCAGCACCCCCTCGTCGATGATCACCTCCAGCCGGGGCGGCCGGGGCCGGGCCCGGCGCAGCAGGGACTGCCGCTCCAGCCGGACGGCCACCGCGTTCTCCACCGCGGCCGGGTCGTCGCCGTGCCACCGGCTGAAGACGAACTCCGCGTACTCCCGGATCTGCAGCAGGCCGGGGATCACGCTGGGGGCGAACTGGCGCAGCCGGGACGCGGCCTGCTCCATCCCGACGTAGAGCTCGAACCAGCCGGGGACGACATCGCCGTAGGCGTGCCACCAGCCCTTGGCCTTGGACTCTTGGGCCAGGCCGATCAGCACCTCGGTCATGTGGCCGGGCGCGCCGTACACCCCGCACATGGCGATCACGTCGTGCTTGCGGACCGGCACCTCGCCGTTCTCGATCCGGTACATCCGGGCGCGGGAGAACTCCAGCTCCTGCGCCGCGGCCATCAACGAGATCCCGGCCTGCTCACGCAACTGCCGCAGCAGCCGGCCGACCTGCCGTCTCGGTACCGTCGACCCCGTCTCGGACATGCCGGCGACCTCCTCCCCGCTGCACGGCGCCCCGCCTGGCGCCGTGTCTGATCGCCTCGCCGCCCCGCCGGTGTCGGCGTCCGGGTACCTCGACGTCCCGGTGTCCCGATGTCCCGGTGCCTCGTGCCCCGGTGTCCCGGTGTCTCGAACGAGACGATCCGAACGCCTGCATCGAGACGGCGAGAATCCATTTGCGAGATTCTCGCCATGGCGGCTTGAGTCCGAGCCTAAGGCACGCCAGGCTCCATTGTGTAGTCGCCAGATCGCAGAAGGTAAGGGATACGCATGCTCGTGCCGCGGACCGAACACGTCGGTGAGCGCCCCATGTGGGACTGCCGGGTCTGCGGCCGGCCGTGGCCGTGCGCCACCGCCAAGGTCGAGCTCGCCGAGCAGTACCAGAAGTTCCCGCACGGCCTCGCCGTCTACCTCGGCTCGTGCCTGATCGAGGCGATCGACGACTGGGCGGCTGGCACCAGCGGGCCGCCCGCCGACCTCTACGAGCGCTTCTTGGGCTGGGCCGACGCGTCCTGAGCCACCTTCGGCCGCAGCACGCGGTAGAGCTGGGTGTCGTCGAGCGTGGTGTAAAGGGTCTGATCGGCTCCGGTCATCACCACCCACGGGCAGGCCTTGTCGGCACCGTCCAGGGTGGCTTCGGCGATCTTGCGGCGGGTGGCCACCTCGTACAGGCTCAGCCGGTAGCGGCCGACCTTCAGCGGGAGCTTGGCCTTGCCGTCGCCGGGGCAGTCCTTGACCTTCGCGCCGCCGCCGATCAGATCCAGACACGCGACCAGCTGGGCCTTGGCCGGGGCGGGCGCCCAGGTGCGCTGCGCGAGCTTCGAGCCGTAGGCGTACCGGTTCAGCGTCCGGGTGGACCGCTGGTCCAGGTCGAGCCGGTCCCGGGCGCTGATCACGATCGGGTGCGGGGCCTTGCCGCGGTACTTCGGGGCAGCCGGGAAGTAGGTGTTCCCGCACACCTGGTCCAGGTCGGTGGCGCCGCGGACCGGGCGGGCGGCGGCCTGCGGGACGACGCTCCCGGTCGGGGACGCCGAGGTGGCCGGGACGACCGGCGCCACCACGCCGCCGGTCCCGCTGCCCGCGAGCGGCGCCGAGCCGCCGTCGCCGCCGATCACCGCCCACACCCCCAGAAGCACCAGGACCGCTGCGACACCTCCGGCAGCCAGTGCGGCACGGCCCGTCACCAAGTTTTT contains:
- a CDS encoding DUF397 domain-containing protein, whose translation is MADLTGAVWHKSSRSGGNGGDCVEVATNLPGIVALRDTKDPGGAALVFTRAEWSAFLDGVRSGEFDLEVR
- a CDS encoding helix-turn-helix domain-containing protein; this translates as MSETGSTVPRRQVGRLLRQLREQAGISLMAAAQELEFSRARMYRIENGEVPVRKHDVIAMCGVYGAPGHMTEVLIGLAQESKAKGWWHAYGDVVPGWFELYVGMEQAASRLRQFAPSVIPGLLQIREYAEFVFSRWHGDDPAAVENAVAVRLERQSLLRRARPRPPRLEVIIDEGVLRRSIADTLGMQKQLAHLVNVSTRPDISVRVIPFGVGPHQAASSGQFTILEFPAVGTASPEPTTIYCENLTGALYLDKLAEVETYETIWAALDAAALSQSDSDDLIGKIIKESDG